One Aster yellows witches'-broom phytoplasma AYWB DNA segment encodes these proteins:
- the nusG gene encoding transcription termination/antitermination protein NusG → MNKAEKQIKETQAQEKEFQNTCHLKWYIAQTYSGYENVVKDDLLRRVESIGIGDLVSNVLSPKEEYYETRLDGKKVKKERKMYPGYVFIQMMITDRSWFVVRNTPRITGFLGSSGMGSKPVPLSENEINPVLLKMGIINKPDYKKFIGKKVEIISGSFVGQIGQVSSIDADREKMILEVDLFGRATPVEISFNDFKEIF, encoded by the coding sequence ATGAATAAAGCGGAAAAACAAATAAAAGAGACACAAGCGCAAGAAAAAGAATTCCAAAACACATGCCACCTTAAATGGTATATTGCCCAAACTTATTCAGGTTATGAAAACGTTGTAAAAGATGATTTGTTAAGAAGAGTCGAAAGCATTGGCATAGGTGATTTAGTATCTAATGTTTTGTCTCCTAAAGAAGAATATTATGAAACTCGTTTGGATGGAAAAAAGGTTAAAAAAGAGCGTAAAATGTATCCTGGATACGTTTTTATTCAAATGATGATTACTGACCGATCTTGGTTTGTTGTCAGAAACACTCCGAGAATTACTGGTTTTTTAGGTTCAAGCGGGATGGGTTCTAAACCAGTTCCTTTATCTGAAAACGAAATCAATCCCGTTTTATTAAAAATGGGTATCATCAACAAACCCGATTATAAAAAATTCATCGGCAAAAAAGTAGAAATCATTTCTGGTTCTTTTGTGGGTCAAATAGGGCAAGTATCAAGTATTGATGCAGACCGTGAAAAAATGATATTGGAAGTAGATTTGTTTGGTAGAGCAACTCCAGTAGAAATTTCTTTCAACGACTTCAAAGAAATATTTTAA
- the secE gene encoding preprotein translocase subunit SecE: protein MGIKIVSENKKNQLLEVIKREYSWLNILLIITSILSLALCGQLWQTKHFETMHWTFPCALVLLSFFIFAIGSFSFFKDAFLQICNIIWPSLKQILFNTLQVIFFTLFLILFVHTIDSYVIGKLTKFCVEIKNLLSK, encoded by the coding sequence ATGGGAATTAAAATAGTAAGCGAAAACAAAAAAAATCAGTTATTAGAAGTAATCAAAAGAGAATATAGTTGGCTCAATATTTTACTAATTATCACTTCTATTTTGTCTCTTGCTCTTTGTGGACAATTATGGCAAACAAAACATTTTGAAACTATGCATTGGACATTTCCTTGTGCTTTAGTTCTTTTGAGTTTTTTTATTTTCGCGATAGGTTCATTTTCTTTTTTCAAAGATGCATTTTTGCAAATTTGTAACATTATCTGGCCTTCCTTAAAACAAATTTTGTTTAACACATTACAAGTTATTTTTTTCACATTGTTCTTAATCCTTTTTGTTCATACCATAGATTCTTATGTTATTGGCAAATTAACCAAATTTTGTGTCGAAATCAAAAATTTGTTGAGCAAATAA
- the rpmG gene encoding 50S ribosomal protein L33, producing MKKNILVCVLCLNRNYNTKPRANQNSKRLTLKKYCSYCDKHTLHQETK from the coding sequence TTGAAAAAAAATATTTTAGTTTGTGTTTTGTGTTTAAACCGAAATTACAACACCAAACCACGAGCAAATCAAAACTCAAAACGTTTAACTTTAAAAAAATATTGCTCTTATTGCGACAAACACACTTTGCATCAAGAAACCAAGTAA
- the rlmB gene encoding 23S rRNA (guanosine(2251)-2'-O)-methyltransferase RlmB — translation MIIYGKNPIKEAIKAQRKIYQLYLDEKIKDHLFIMFLQKHNIAYQLVDKKFLYDLTKQKTHQGIAANVCDYTFYDLDTYLDSTKFQKFLILDAINDPHNLGAILRTVEACALDGVIMSKKNQVPLNSTVAKISCGALEYTKVFLVTNLHQTILKLKKNQVLIVGTDSNSSQSFHQIPKNSSLGIIVGNEGTGIRHLLKKQCDLLVKIPMYGKINSLNVSVAAALMIYSTFIFGDN, via the coding sequence ATGATTATTTACGGAAAAAACCCCATCAAAGAAGCAATTAAAGCTCAGAGAAAAATTTATCAACTATATTTAGATGAAAAAATTAAAGACCATCTTTTTATAATGTTTTTGCAAAAGCACAATATCGCTTATCAATTAGTTGACAAAAAGTTTTTATATGATCTAACCAAACAAAAAACCCATCAAGGAATCGCTGCCAATGTTTGTGATTACACTTTTTACGATCTAGACACTTATCTAGATTCTACTAAATTCCAAAAATTCTTAATTTTAGACGCAATTAATGACCCTCATAACTTAGGAGCGATTTTAAGAACTGTTGAAGCTTGTGCTTTGGATGGTGTTATTATGAGTAAAAAAAATCAAGTCCCACTCAATTCTACAGTTGCCAAAATTTCTTGTGGTGCTTTGGAATACACTAAAGTTTTTTTAGTTACCAATTTGCATCAAACCATTTTAAAACTGAAAAAAAATCAAGTCTTAATCGTTGGCACCGATAGCAATTCTTCCCAATCCTTTCACCAAATCCCTAAAAACAGTTCCTTGGGCATTATTGTTGGTAACGAAGGAACGGGCATTAGACATTTATTAAAAAAGCAATGTGATTTGTTGGTTAAAATTCCTATGTATGGAAAAATCAATTCTTTAAATGTAAGTGTTGCTGCTGCACTAATGATCTACTCCACTTTTATTTTTGGTGATAATTAA